The Anoplolepis gracilipes chromosome 14, ASM4749672v1, whole genome shotgun sequence genome includes a window with the following:
- the LOC140673575 gene encoding constitutive coactivator of PPAR-gamma-like protein 1 homolog isoform X3 — MGIQDLQTFLDSNCVQGGSVPIDLLKIARLVAQKSQRNRVIKGQQLHNFGKLRLVLDGECCLDRLYGGFFSDWACGGQWNRMLQFLAVLIQAMEMSGLEIAVFFNGCFEPLRRADWVQQQLQMRAKVNNVLKHITTKGTPPPKIWWTPPVCLRTSLRMALRHLNVTVLCSMDDHHQEVIAYCRENNYNGLIADDAEYAAFDPPRYFSSEQLKLTYKGSLDTKEYMLSEFTKALNIPSDRLCILAALLGNYILTESDLADFYKSHNISTNVLNKTSVEQMIKTIANFVRDLSSVELDVVSQKVFGSTSDPRCSKLRQSVQYYLNGTKEGFLHYKPVKPAKVHKLDSKPQAQSNLSDTPSASEGESNLETSRFASETLESERESLNAYKQATANAKAAPQIVIDPPGLQGHGDSDKDVLRTEEEQTDDGHAINGTHNLLISSSSSSSSSSATSPSHATADSTRQPEKATNIPITSPEVMRTASERHQKGLMSPYIYQILIAGEIKLPVLLEDENHREFPPIHAIYRSIRQMVYAILFNLHHRMYLATKSKEKGDSEKVEVPDVIIKEWVWSKHNPYQTPDLVKAEQIGWGVPTIQRLWFGTVIDDKRRRLRGFLTCMRSDTPLILNTSYVPQHLLVMACVLRYIMSFSDKIKILRRQELDAFIAQAFSPELMNAQYLQDLQLPLVTSRGVQLATLFMAGIETALLANDACGAPIPWLMCCPWLYFDGKLFHHTLARATVAKNLLELCSGHIDRVVKVERMRKAILEGITPMFARPPLPVAPGIRVSVPSNILPAGCPPPTINENLMRGARAGSGTMQPQRGLMRRPIPSRGGQLEIAGVVVGQWGPNYGQPGRPMPQPLQGHPRGRIPPQVGCNGVDTQ, encoded by the exons ATGGGCATTCAAGACTTGCAAACTTTCCTGGATAGCAATTGCGTACAAGGAGGATCCGTGCCTATAGATTTGTTGAAGATTGCGCGATTGGTCGCGCAAAAATCACAACGTAATCGTGTAATTAAGGGACAACAGTTGCATAACTTTGGTAAATTGAGATTAGTTCTTGATGGAGAATGTTGCTTGGATCGATTATATGGAGGATTCTTCTCAg atTGGGCTTGCGGTGGACAGTGGAATCGCATGCTTCAGTTTCTTGCGGTTCTCATACAAGCGATGGAAATGTCAGGACTAGAAATAGCTGTATTCTTTAATGGATGTTTTGAACCTCTTCGGCGAGCAGATTGGGTGCAACAACAATTACAAATGCGCGCTAAAGTTAACAAC GTCCTGAAACACATAACAACGAAAGGTACACCGCCGCCGAAAATCTGGTGGACTCCTCCTGTATGTTTAAGGACAAGTTTACGTATGGCTCTTAGGCATCTAAATGTCACAGTT ttgTGTAGCATGGACGACCATCACCAGGAAGTCATTGCATATTGtcgtgaaaataattataatgggCTGATAGCTGATGATGCAGAATACGCTGCATTTGATCCTCCACGATACTTTTCGTCTGAACAATTGAAACTTACATACAAG GGTTCTCTTGatacaaaagaatatatgCTCTCTGAATTCACTAAAGCCCTTAACATACCATCCGACAGGCTATGTATACTAGCAGCTTTACTTGGCAATTACATATTGACCGAAAGCGACTTGGCTGATTTTTACAAGAGTCATAACATTAGCACCAACGTGTTAAACAAGACGAGCGTTGAACAGATGATTAAGACGATTGCAAACTTTGTCAGGGACCTTTCGTCCGTGGAGTTAGATGTAGTTTCGCAAAAAGTCTTTGGCTCCACTTCCGACCCAAGGTGTTCTAAATTGAGACAATCTGTTCAGTACTACTTGAATGGAACGAAAGAGGGATTCCTGCACTATAAGCCTGTGAAACCAGCAAAAG TTCATAAGCTAGATTCCAAGCCGCAGGCTCAGTCGAATCTGTCAGACACGCCGTCAGCCTCGGAAGGTGAGTCCAATCTGGAGACCTCGAGATTCGCGTCCGAAACTTTGGAGAGCGAACGCGAGAGTTTGAATGCGTACAAACAGGCGACCGCTAATGCCAAAGCAGCGCCGCAAATCGTGATCGATCCACCCGGGCTTCAGGGTCACGGAGATTCTGATAAAGACGTTCTACGCACGGAGGAGGAACAAA CAGATGATGGACACGCCATCAACGGTACTCACAATCTGTTGATAAGCTCGTCAAGTTCGAGTAGTAGCTCCTCTGCGACATCACCGTCTCACGCAACGGCCGATTCTACGAGACAGCCGGAAAAAGCGACTAATATTCCCATCACGTCACCGGAGGTCATGCGTACCGCTTCGGAGCGTCACCAGAAGGGACTGATGTCGCCGTACATCTATCAGATTCTCATCGCTGGCGAAATCAAATTGCCAGTCCTTCTAGAGGACGAGAATCACCGCGAATTCCCTCCCATTCACGCGATTTACAGATCAATCCGACAAATGGTGTATGctattttattcaatcttCATCATCGAATGTATCTAGCTACGAAGAGTAAAGAAAAAGGTG ACAGCGAGAAAGTCGAAGTCCCAGACGTGATAATAAAGGAATGGGTATGGTCCAAGCACAATCCATATCAGACTCCAGATTTGGTGAAAGCAGAGCAGATCGGTTGGGGCGTTCCGACAATACAACGTTTATGGTTTGG CACAGTTATAGATGATAAGCGGCGTAGACTTAGGGGATTCCTAACTTGCATGAGATCAGACACCCCTCTCATATTAAATACCTCATACGTTCCGCAACATCTGTTGGTCATGGCTTGTGTTTTGAG ATATATCATGTCCTTCTCtgacaagataaaaattttacgccGTCAGGAGTTGGATGCCTTCATCGCGCAAGCTTTCTCGCCAGAACTCATGAATGCTCAGTATCTACAAGATCTGCAG CTTCCATTAGTGACGTCGCGCGGAGTGCAACTGGCTACCTTGTTTATGGCCGGAATAGAAACCGCGCTGTTGGCGAACGACGCTTGTGGCGCACCGATTCCTTGGTTGATGTGTTGCCCGTGGCTTTATTTCGATGGTAAATTATTCCATCATACGCTTGCTCGAGCTACCGTTGCCAAGAACTTACTGGAGCTTTGTAGCGGCCACATCGACCGTGTGGTTAAAGTCGAAAGGATGAGGAAGGCGATACTCGAGGGAATTACTCCGATGTTTGCTCGCCCGCCGTTACCTGTCGCGCCAG GTATTCGCGTATCAGTTCCCTCGAACATTTTGCCTGCTGGTTGCCCTCCTCCGACCATTAACGAAAATTTGATGCGTGGTGCCCGTGCTGGCAGTGGGACAATGCAGCCTCAACGCGGTTTAATGCGACGTCCCATCCCATCGCGGGGTGGCCAGTTAGAGATCGCCGGAGTTGTGGTGGGTCAGTGGGGTCCGAATTACGGGCAGCCTGGTCGACCCATGCCGCAACCGTTGCAGGGGCATCCTCGCGGACGAATTCCACCACAGGTAGGATGCAATGGAGTTGACACACAATAG